A part of Apostichopus japonicus isolate 1M-3 chromosome 10, ASM3797524v1, whole genome shotgun sequence genomic DNA contains:
- the LOC139975028 gene encoding uncharacterized protein, with product MTLRRKCYRWCLQFEAMKDREIRIALYSTFFGAILGVIISYSLLNHHNQRETKHCISRKPEETKRTCPVCPKITCPSVSAGKLQLSGDIMDFIDNHMDAQRHSPLLLAWTRLTSSPNYYLSLPPPEKDSTISHAIITKGSWNDDVIATFCHWMNAARQDSYFVDVGAYVGTVTLGVAACGHSVLAFEPHSANFKLLEESVALNPSYASNIWTYQKALGNTTGTTCVSASSSEQGNARIVPGTSLDYHCPQGTVAMTTLDAAAKDLDIWAINIDVQGFDPAVLAGSWKHISGKFPPKFLRFKIETGMYNWQALNLEKNLNEILTGMQNLGYSLRDEDNDIVVNIDRFLGNVGHFATYMTAVFHGR from the exons ATGACACTCCGTAGGAAGTGCTATCGCTGGTGTTTGCAATTTGAAGCCATGAAAGACAGAGAAATTCGGATCGCGTTGTATTCAACATTCTTCGGCGCCATTTTAGGCGTCATCATATCATATTCTTTGCTTAATCATCACAACCAACGAGAAACGAAGCACTGTATTTCAAGAAAGCCAGAAGAGACCAAACGAACGTGCCCGGTGTGCCCGAAGATAACATGTCCATCTGTTTCGGCTGGCAAGTTGCAACTCTCGGGCGATATAATGGACTTTATTGATAATCACATGGATGCACAGAGACATTCTCCACTCCTTCTGGCTTGGACGAGGTTAACATC TTCACCGAACTATTACCTGTCTCTTCCTCCGCCGGAGAAAGATAGTACCATCAGTCACGCTATCATCACTAAAGGAAGCTggaatgatgacgtcatcgctACCTTCTGCCATTGGATGAATGCTGCTCGTCAAGACTCGTATTTTGTTGATGTCGGTGCCTACGTCG GTACTGTTACCCTTGGTGTTGCTGCTTGTGGGCATTCCGTTCTTGCATTCGAGCCTCATAGCGCTAATTTTAAATTACTGGAGGAAAGCGTGGCATTGAATCCATCATACGCCTCAAATATTTGGACATATCAAAAAGCCCTTGGTAATACAACTGGAACCACTTGTGTTAGCGCAAGTTCTAGCGAACAAGGAAACGCCAGGATCGTTCCGG GCACCAGTTTGGATTACCATTGCCCGCAAGGTACTGTTGCCATGACGACTCTAGATGCTGCAGCCAAGGACCTGGATATATGGGCCATTAACATAGATGTCCAGGGGTTCGACCCAGCAGTGTTAGCTGGTTCGTGGAAACACATCTCGGGAAAATTCCCTCCAAAGTTTCTCAGATTTAAAATCGAGACAGGAATGTACAACTGGCAGGCGTTAAACTTGGAGAAGAACCTGAATGAAATTTTAACAGGAATGCAGAATCTTGGATATTCGTTACGAGATGAGGATAACGATATTGTAGTCAACATTGATAGATTTTTGGGGAATGTTGGTCATTTTGCGACCTACATGACTGCAGTTTTCCATGGTAGATAG